A section of the Candidatus Aegiribacteria sp. genome encodes:
- a CDS encoding sulfurtransferase TusA family protein, producing MASRTLDALGLKCPQPILKIAVLAKELQPGDMLEVLADCPSFPVDIKAWCARTGKTLLFCATEGDGKHKAQIQF from the coding sequence ATGGCTTCACGTACACTTGACGCTCTTGGACTGAAATGTCCCCAGCCGATACTGAAAATAGCTGTATTAGCCAAAGAGCTGCAGCCGGGCGACATGCTGGAAGTTCTCGCTGACTGCCCCTCTTTCCCTGTTGATATTAAGGCCTGGTGCGCAAGAACCGGAAAAACTCTGCTGTTCTGCGCCACCGAAGGAGACGGCAAGCACAAAGCACAGATCCAGTTCTAA